Proteins encoded together in one Riemerella anatipestifer window:
- the surE gene encoding 5'/3'-nucleotidase SurE, producing the protein MKKPLILVTNDDGITAPGIRNLVSFMNEIGDVVVVAPNSPQSGKGHAITINSTLTYEEISMEGPQKDYALSGTPVDCVKFALDKILTRKPDIVVSGINHGANSSINVIYSGTMSAAVEAGVEGLPAIGFSLLDFSWEADFSQAKEFIQTIVKKSLENPMPKGMVLNVNIPNLKKEDIKGIKVCKQAHAKWEESFDERVNPHGKKYYWLTGYFNNMDTSKEADENALAEGYISVVPVKFDLTAYEHLESLKEILNS; encoded by the coding sequence ATGAAAAAGCCTCTTATATTGGTTACCAATGATGACGGAATTACCGCTCCTGGCATACGCAACCTCGTTTCTTTTATGAACGAAATTGGAGATGTAGTTGTGGTAGCACCTAACTCTCCTCAATCTGGAAAAGGACACGCCATTACCATCAACTCTACCCTTACCTACGAAGAAATTTCCATGGAAGGACCACAGAAAGACTATGCCCTTAGCGGTACTCCTGTGGACTGCGTAAAATTCGCATTGGATAAGATCCTTACCCGCAAACCTGATATTGTGGTTTCTGGCATCAATCACGGAGCTAATTCTTCCATCAATGTAATATATTCGGGGACTATGTCTGCTGCTGTAGAGGCTGGTGTGGAGGGACTTCCTGCTATTGGGTTTTCACTTTTAGATTTCAGTTGGGAGGCCGATTTTTCTCAAGCTAAAGAGTTTATCCAAACCATCGTTAAAAAATCCTTAGAAAATCCTATGCCTAAAGGTATGGTACTAAATGTAAACATACCCAATCTGAAAAAGGAGGATATAAAAGGGATTAAAGTTTGTAAACAAGCCCATGCAAAATGGGAAGAAAGTTTTGATGAAAGAGTAAATCCGCACGGTAAAAAATATTATTGGCTTACTGGCTATTTCAACAACATGGACACGAGCAAAGAAGCAGACGAAAATGCTCTAGCCGAAGGCTATATTTCTGTAGTTCCTGTGAAATTTGACCTTACTGCTTATGAGCATTTGGAAAGCCTAAAAGAGATACTAAACTCCTAA
- a CDS encoding glycosyltransferase family 2 protein, which yields MISICIPIYNTEVATLVTALKSEIETNDLNAEIVLIDDASDKYYQGLNKPLETVVDTTVWLPKNVGRARIRNLFLKYAKGQYLLFLDSDGEIISNQFIQNYQKFITENKDAKVVYGGRCIQKEEPSVERYLRWKFANERENLPLFQREKNKHLSFQTNNFLIERETFSQCLFDEQLTGYGYEDLVFAKDLKDKGIDVFHINNPILNIDLETNEVYLKKVEDSINNLCFLLKNSPKKVEDIKLVKAYYMVKKLKLSFVLSRLFSSFGKEFIREKLLGGKVSLRYLDMYKLGLLLEKTNPSV from the coding sequence ATGATATCTATCTGTATTCCTATCTACAATACCGAAGTTGCCACGCTAGTAACCGCTTTGAAATCCGAAATAGAAACGAACGATCTAAATGCAGAAATCGTTTTAATAGATGATGCCTCTGATAAGTATTATCAAGGCTTAAATAAACCGCTGGAAACTGTTGTGGATACAACGGTTTGGCTTCCTAAAAATGTGGGAAGAGCTAGAATAAGAAATTTGTTTTTGAAGTATGCTAAAGGTCAATATCTATTATTTTTAGATAGTGATGGCGAAATTATATCTAACCAATTCATTCAGAATTATCAAAAATTCATTACTGAAAATAAAGATGCAAAAGTCGTTTATGGAGGAAGGTGTATTCAAAAAGAAGAGCCTTCAGTAGAGAGATATTTGAGATGGAAGTTCGCTAATGAAAGAGAAAATTTACCTTTATTTCAACGAGAAAAAAATAAACATTTGTCTTTTCAGACCAATAATTTCCTTATAGAAAGAGAGACTTTTTCACAATGTTTGTTTGATGAACAACTTACAGGCTATGGCTATGAAGATTTAGTTTTTGCGAAAGATTTAAAGGATAAAGGCATAGATGTTTTCCATATAAATAATCCTATCCTAAATATTGATTTAGAAACTAATGAAGTTTATTTAAAAAAAGTGGAAGACTCTATAAACAACCTTTGTTTTTTATTGAAAAATTCTCCTAAAAAAGTAGAAGATATTAAACTTGTCAAAGCGTACTATATGGTAAAGAAACTAAAATTGAGTTTTGTTTTATCAAGGCTTTTTTCATCTTTTGGAAAAGAGTTTATACGAGAAAAATTGCTCGGTGGAAAGGTTAGCCTTAGATACTTAGATATGTATAAACTAGGGTTATTGTTAGAAAAAACAAATCCCTCCGTTTAA
- a CDS encoding glycosyltransferase family 9 protein — protein MTILAYRFSAFGDVAMIVPVLREFLEQNPHVEVIMVSRKNFGDLFNGIDRLRFHGADLEEYKGFWGLNKLHKELLSIYKIDVVADLHDVIRSKILNRLFRLKGVPVFKIDKGKEQKKKLTDIWNLDKRQLKLTTEHYTDVFRAIGFEVKLSHQYRAQVVDKKGIGFAPFAQHQGKMLPLEKSFELAKMIAKQKPLFLFGGGAKEVAILSQWEKEIPNTKSVAGQLSLKEELEKIAGLEVMISMDSANMHLASLVGTRCISVWAATHPFAGFLGYGQKEEDVVQEEDLTCRPCSVFGDKACYRGDWACLQEIDVQKIVDKI, from the coding sequence ATGACGATACTAGCTTACCGTTTTTCTGCCTTTGGAGATGTGGCGATGATAGTGCCTGTGCTCAGAGAATTTTTGGAGCAAAATCCTCATGTGGAGGTAATTATGGTCTCTCGTAAAAACTTCGGTGATTTATTTAACGGAATTGATAGGCTTAGATTTCACGGAGCAGATTTAGAAGAATATAAAGGTTTTTGGGGGTTAAATAAGCTTCACAAAGAGCTGTTGAGTATTTACAAAATAGATGTTGTTGCTGATTTACATGATGTTATTAGGTCTAAAATTTTGAACCGACTATTTAGGCTAAAAGGAGTTCCTGTATTCAAGATAGATAAAGGTAAGGAACAGAAGAAAAAACTTACAGATATTTGGAATTTAGACAAACGACAACTTAAATTAACCACAGAACATTACACAGATGTTTTTAGAGCTATAGGATTTGAGGTTAAATTATCTCATCAGTATCGTGCTCAAGTAGTTGATAAAAAGGGGATTGGTTTTGCTCCATTCGCACAGCATCAAGGGAAAATGCTTCCGTTAGAAAAATCCTTTGAGCTAGCAAAAATGATAGCAAAACAAAAGCCACTTTTTTTATTCGGAGGAGGAGCGAAGGAAGTGGCGATTTTGAGCCAATGGGAAAAGGAAATTCCAAATACAAAAAGCGTTGCAGGACAACTTTCATTAAAGGAAGAATTAGAGAAAATTGCAGGGTTAGAAGTGATGATTTCTATGGATTCTGCTAATATGCACTTAGCAAGTTTGGTGGGGACTCGTTGCATTTCGGTGTGGGCAGCTACGCATCCTTTTGCGGGTTTTTTAGGGTATGGTCAAAAGGAAGAAGATGTTGTTCAGGAGGAAGACCTTACTTGTCGACCTTGTTCAGTTTTTGGAGATAAAGCCTGTTATAGAGGTGATTGGGCTTGTTTACAAGAAATAGATGTACAAAAAATTGTAGATAAAATTTAA
- a CDS encoding carboxy terminal-processing peptidase, translating into MFKKIKINTLLLFVPLTTLIFCFNSPKNDDEKMQTIMMSVRNTLSYLHYSPKPINDAYSQDVYNKYFEKIDPFKRYFLKSDMQEFEKHKTKLDDYLNQGDLTFYKLTTDRLYQRMEELDGITQEIFSKPIDLNENEVLVLEPKDKESPVDKADLTKEWKRYIKYNILQEMEVMSNREERRKKLKDSLIANKLKDTVTLKILSPEEKKIKATEEIKDLMSNMFKRFQKRKKMDWFSVYMNAYTEVFDPHTNYYSPKDKEDFDMQFKGSFIGIGAVIQEKKGGIFLGALTVGAPAWKSKQLTEGDKLIKVKPSPKEEAISVNGMLVDEVVRYIRGKKDTPVTLTVMKKDGTIKDVTLIRDEVQIEDTFARSLVINTAKGEKVGYIYLPSFNADFGDAKGRNASDDVKAEITKLKKEGVTRLVLDLRNNGGGSLSEVVDMMGLFMNNGPVVQIKDGNGKIEVYKNKTNAPVWDGPLLIMQNELSASASEILAGAMKAYGRAVIFGSPSSYGKGTVQTFVDLNRFLNTSDDFGALKLTIQKFYGIDGASNQRKGITSDISLKDFFSYAEVGERYQDYALAWDKIGSTDFKPLNQLNIAALVKRSQERMANNGTYQLLQESAQWKESLDKEKSITINQTKFNDLMKKRKQEIERFKVLDKYNNGLKFTLHKEEQMRGKTDTTFAHKSDIWLKGLKKDLFLQEGVNVVLDIK; encoded by the coding sequence ATGTTTAAAAAAATAAAAATTAATACACTATTATTATTTGTTCCACTTACCACTTTAATATTTTGCTTTAACTCACCTAAGAATGATGATGAGAAAATGCAGACTATTATGATGAGTGTTCGTAATACACTGTCTTATTTGCATTATAGCCCAAAGCCTATCAATGATGCGTATTCGCAAGATGTTTATAATAAATATTTTGAAAAGATAGACCCATTTAAGCGTTACTTCTTGAAGTCTGATATGCAAGAGTTTGAAAAACATAAAACTAAGCTAGACGACTATCTTAACCAAGGAGATTTAACTTTTTATAAACTTACTACCGACCGTCTTTATCAGCGTATGGAGGAGCTAGATGGGATTACTCAAGAAATTTTTAGTAAGCCTATTGACCTAAATGAAAATGAGGTGTTAGTTTTAGAACCAAAAGATAAAGAATCTCCAGTTGATAAGGCAGACTTAACCAAAGAGTGGAAGAGGTATATTAAATACAATATTCTACAAGAAATGGAAGTGATGAGCAATAGAGAGGAGCGAAGAAAAAAACTCAAAGACTCCCTTATTGCTAATAAATTGAAAGATACTGTAACACTTAAAATTCTTTCTCCAGAAGAGAAAAAAATAAAAGCGACTGAAGAGATTAAAGACTTGATGTCTAATATGTTCAAGAGATTCCAAAAGAGAAAGAAAATGGATTGGTTCTCTGTTTATATGAACGCTTATACAGAAGTTTTTGACCCGCATACTAACTATTATTCTCCTAAGGATAAAGAAGATTTTGATATGCAGTTTAAAGGTTCATTTATAGGGATAGGGGCAGTAATACAAGAGAAAAAAGGAGGAATATTCCTTGGAGCTCTTACCGTGGGTGCTCCTGCTTGGAAGTCTAAACAACTTACAGAAGGCGATAAACTTATTAAAGTAAAACCTTCTCCTAAAGAGGAAGCTATTAGTGTTAATGGTATGTTGGTGGACGAGGTAGTAAGATACATAAGAGGTAAAAAAGATACTCCTGTTACGCTTACTGTAATGAAGAAAGACGGAACGATAAAAGATGTTACTCTTATTAGAGATGAGGTACAGATAGAAGACACATTTGCTAGAAGTTTGGTTATCAATACGGCTAAAGGCGAGAAAGTAGGTTATATTTATCTGCCGAGCTTTAATGCTGATTTTGGCGATGCTAAGGGAAGAAATGCTTCTGATGATGTAAAAGCCGAAATTACAAAACTTAAAAAAGAGGGTGTTACTCGTCTTGTTTTAGACTTGAGAAATAACGGTGGTGGCTCTCTTTCTGAGGTGGTAGATATGATGGGATTGTTTATGAACAATGGTCCTGTGGTACAAATAAAAGACGGAAACGGTAAGATAGAAGTCTATAAAAATAAAACAAATGCTCCTGTGTGGGACGGCCCTTTGTTAATTATGCAAAACGAACTGTCAGCCTCGGCATCTGAGATTTTAGCGGGAGCGATGAAGGCTTATGGTAGAGCAGTTATCTTTGGTTCGCCTAGTTCTTACGGAAAAGGGACGGTGCAAACTTTTGTAGATTTGAATAGATTTTTAAATACTTCTGACGATTTCGGAGCGTTGAAACTTACTATACAAAAGTTTTATGGTATAGACGGAGCATCTAATCAGCGTAAGGGGATTACTTCGGATATTAGTCTTAAGGACTTCTTCTCTTATGCAGAAGTAGGAGAGCGTTATCAGGACTATGCTTTAGCTTGGGATAAAATTGGAAGTACAGACTTTAAACCACTTAACCAGCTTAATATAGCAGCTTTAGTTAAACGAAGCCAAGAGAGAATGGCTAATAATGGCACTTATCAGCTTTTACAAGAGTCTGCTCAATGGAAGGAGAGTTTGGATAAAGAGAAATCCATCACTATCAATCAGACTAAGTTTAATGATTTGATGAAGAAAAGAAAACAGGAAATAGAGCGTTTTAAAGTATTAGATAAGTATAATAACGGGCTTAAATTCACTCTTCACAAAGAAGAACAAATGAGAGGGAAAACAGATACTACTTTTGCTCATAAAAGCGATATTTGGCTCAAAGGTTTAAAGAAAGACCTCTTCTTACAAGAAGGTGTTAATGTAGTTTTAGATATAAAGTAG
- a CDS encoding thiol-disulfide oxidoreductase DCC family protein has protein sequence MNLDFSKYYLFYDGDCGVCNRWVQWVLKNDKNDNFRFVALQSSFGQSFLKDRNLPTSNFSTLYLWKPNAFYLTKSDAVIKIGSVLSGQFSLLNIGKVVPTFIRNKMYDLVAKNRMNIAGKHCLLLSEEEQKKFIK, from the coding sequence ATGAATTTAGATTTTTCTAAATATTACCTTTTTTACGACGGAGATTGTGGTGTCTGTAACCGATGGGTACAATGGGTACTCAAGAATGACAAAAATGATAACTTTCGGTTTGTCGCACTGCAATCTTCTTTTGGACAAAGCTTTTTAAAGGACAGAAATCTACCTACCTCTAACTTTTCAACACTTTACCTTTGGAAACCCAATGCGTTTTACCTTACTAAGTCTGATGCCGTTATTAAAATAGGTAGTGTTTTAAGTGGTCAGTTTAGTCTGTTAAATATTGGCAAAGTAGTTCCTACATTCATCAGGAATAAAATGTATGACCTCGTTGCCAAAAACAGAATGAATATTGCAGGTAAACATTGTTTATTACTTTCCGAAGAGGAACAAAAGAAATTCATCAAATAG
- a CDS encoding mechanosensitive ion channel family protein, with the protein MHENVNQITDDVNLTLKQILEYQIFSIGKYSLSVYQIVVALIIFIIGALLARMIKVLIYRTDRLDLGKKFAFSQILKYTVFIVTFFIAMKSLGINISPLLVGSGAILVGIGLGLQNLVLDFISGVIILVDRTIKVGDVIEIDNIVGRVEQIHMRTTSIITRDNKNMIFPNSVLTKEKLINFSHADEIVRFDVDIRVHYTANVDLATELLIQSAMENSSVLKGESNKPFVRLEHFGESSLELKLFYFSTQLFRAPQTKNEIRRLILAKFRDNGIRVPYPIRTVEFPVEELKK; encoded by the coding sequence ATGCACGAGAATGTAAATCAAATTACAGATGATGTAAATCTTACGCTGAAACAAATCTTAGAATACCAAATTTTTTCCATCGGTAAATACAGTTTAAGTGTCTATCAGATAGTGGTGGCTCTTATCATTTTTATCATAGGTGCTCTGTTGGCTCGTATGATTAAAGTGCTTATTTATAGAACAGATAGATTAGATTTAGGGAAAAAATTTGCATTTTCTCAGATACTAAAATATACGGTATTTATCGTTACATTTTTTATTGCAATGAAATCACTAGGTATCAATATTTCTCCTTTGCTAGTAGGGTCTGGAGCTATATTGGTAGGGATAGGTCTTGGGCTTCAAAATTTGGTTTTAGACTTTATTTCTGGGGTGATTATACTTGTGGATAGAACAATAAAAGTAGGTGATGTAATCGAAATAGATAATATAGTAGGTAGAGTGGAACAGATACATATGAGAACTACTTCTATTATTACGAGAGACAATAAAAATATGATTTTTCCTAATTCGGTACTTACGAAAGAAAAGCTAATAAACTTCTCTCATGCAGATGAAATTGTAAGATTTGATGTTGATATTAGGGTACATTATACTGCAAATGTAGACTTGGCAACAGAACTACTCATTCAGTCTGCTATGGAAAATAGTTCTGTGCTGAAAGGAGAGTCTAATAAACCATTTGTTAGGCTAGAGCACTTTGGAGAAAGTTCGTTAGAATTAAAGTTGTTTTATTTTTCTACTCAATTATTTAGAGCTCCACAAACCAAAAACGAAATAAGGAGGCTTATTTTAGCCAAGTTTAGAGATAATGGTATTAGAGTTCCGTATCCTATTAGAACAGTGGAATTTCCGGTGGAAGAGCTGAAAAAATAA
- a CDS encoding SufE family protein, which produces MTIKEKQQELIDEFAFLDDWEQKYEYIIDLGKELKGLSVDKKQEENLIKGCQSKVWLDASFKEGKVSFEADSDGILPKGIIAMLLSVYSEHSPQEILDSDFEFISEIGLQEFLSPSRANGLASMIKQIKFYALAFQAKA; this is translated from the coding sequence ATGACTATAAAAGAAAAACAACAAGAACTGATAGACGAGTTTGCTTTCTTAGACGATTGGGAGCAAAAATACGAGTATATTATAGATTTAGGCAAAGAGCTTAAAGGGCTTTCTGTGGATAAAAAGCAGGAAGAAAATTTGATAAAAGGTTGTCAGTCCAAAGTATGGTTAGATGCGTCTTTCAAAGAAGGAAAGGTATCTTTTGAGGCAGACTCAGACGGTATTTTGCCTAAAGGGATTATAGCAATGTTGCTTTCTGTGTATAGCGAGCATTCTCCTCAAGAGATTCTAGATTCCGATTTTGAATTTATTTCAGAGATAGGACTTCAGGAGTTTCTGTCTCCTTCTCGTGCCAATGGTTTAGCCTCGATGATAAAACAAATTAAATTCTATGCTTTGGCATTCCAAGCCAAGGCCTAA
- a CDS encoding GLPGLI family protein: MRFYFLILALATQALVAQATRFVYEMSFKPDSTNRTQTKTETVFLDVDAHKSIFYSEKRMQRDSLFSRMRETRNFNFDRGAMDNYRTAVNFSIEKNYTSQNITFKNRIAADTYSYTENNPTTWEILPETTKIGNYETQKAKTTYGGRTWIAWFTTEIPMPDGPYKFFGLPGLIVKVEDTKGDYSFDLKESKKIAAPTSFSYRSAPIEVKKKDYQKIEQRFKEAPLSFINRSGGPIRIEMDANTRKRMEERQKENNTKNNNPIELD, encoded by the coding sequence ATGAGATTTTACTTTTTAATTCTAGCTCTAGCAACTCAAGCTTTAGTAGCACAAGCCACTCGTTTTGTTTACGAAATGAGTTTCAAGCCAGATTCTACCAATAGAACACAAACTAAGACAGAAACCGTATTTCTAGATGTAGATGCCCATAAATCTATCTTCTATTCCGAAAAAAGAATGCAGAGAGATTCGCTATTTTCTAGAATGAGAGAAACTAGAAATTTCAATTTTGATAGAGGAGCTATGGATAACTACCGCACCGCCGTCAATTTTTCCATAGAAAAAAATTATACCTCCCAAAACATCACCTTTAAGAACCGTATTGCTGCCGATACTTACAGCTATACAGAAAACAACCCTACTACTTGGGAAATTTTACCCGAGACCACTAAAATAGGTAATTATGAAACCCAAAAGGCAAAAACCACCTACGGTGGCAGGACTTGGATCGCTTGGTTTACCACAGAAATCCCAATGCCCGACGGACCTTACAAATTTTTTGGTCTTCCTGGTCTTATTGTGAAGGTAGAAGATACCAAGGGAGATTATAGCTTTGACCTTAAGGAAAGTAAGAAGATAGCAGCTCCTACCTCTTTCTCCTACCGTTCAGCACCGATAGAGGTTAAAAAGAAAGATTATCAAAAAATAGAACAAAGGTTTAAAGAAGCCCCTCTATCGTTCATTAACAGAAGTGGCGGACCAATAAGGATTGAAATGGATGCCAACACAAGAAAAAGAATGGAAGAAAGACAAAAAGAAAATAACACAAAAAATAATAATCCTATAGAGCTAGACTAA
- a CDS encoding ATP-dependent Clp protease ATP-binding subunit, whose translation MMSNKFSGGLDKVLKASAKEAKRLESEFLNTEHLLLGIIKTDNSAREILQNLQVDLTQIRRKIEALNSLSSNVFPPKEMEVIPFTKMADYALKRADLESKSYRSEHINTVHLLLGILYKMEDPTTQILESYDVDYEAVTKEYRTMLEQNGILPKMSSDYDDSNEERESFGQPNKPSSNIGTAKSKTPTLDNFGRDLTALAKEGRLDPVIGREKEIERVSQILSRRKKNNPLLIGEPGVGKSAIAEGLALRIHQKRVSRVLYNRRVITLDLASLVAGTKYRGQFEERMKAIMTELEKNRDVILFIDELHTIVGAGGSTGSLDASNMFKPALARGEIQCIGATTLDEYRQHIEKDGALERRFQKVMVEPTSIEETIQILYQIKDKYEEHHNVIYTDDAIKACVNLTSRYITDRFLPDKAIDAMDEAGSRVYIKNMKVPTELVDFEAKIEEVKELKQKAVKAQDYLEARRLKDEEERLQIELNLVQEEWDRNVKEMKETVTEENVAEVVSMMSGVPVTKVGKNELDKLAEMDKNLNGKVIGQEEAVKKVVKSIQRNRTGLKDPNRPIGTFIFLGTTGVGKTELAKVMAKELFNSEDALIRIDMSEYMEKFAVSRLVGAPPGYVGYEEGGQLTEAVRRKPYSVVLLDEIEKAHSDVFNLLLQILDEGFVTDSLGRKIDFRNTIVILTSNIGTRQLKDFGDGVGFGTSAKKSSTDAHARSTIESALKKAFAPEFLNRIDDIIIFNALEKEDIKKIIDLELNKLYQRLSKLGYTVSLTEEAKDFIAEKGWDKDFGARPLKRAVQKYIEDLLAELLVTKQLSEGESVVLKLNEAKDALEKQN comes from the coding sequence ATGATGAGTAATAAATTTTCGGGAGGATTGGATAAAGTCCTCAAAGCGAGTGCTAAAGAAGCAAAAAGATTAGAAAGTGAATTTCTTAATACCGAACACCTTCTTTTAGGGATTATTAAAACCGATAATTCTGCGAGGGAAATATTACAGAATTTACAGGTAGATTTAACCCAAATAAGACGAAAGATAGAGGCTTTAAACTCTTTAAGTTCTAATGTTTTTCCACCGAAAGAAATGGAGGTAATTCCATTTACTAAAATGGCAGATTATGCACTTAAAAGAGCTGATTTAGAAAGTAAAAGTTATCGTTCAGAACATATCAATACAGTTCATTTACTATTGGGTATTCTTTACAAAATGGAAGACCCTACAACTCAAATTCTAGAAAGTTATGATGTAGACTATGAAGCGGTTACTAAAGAATATCGCACGATGTTAGAGCAGAACGGAATTTTGCCTAAAATGAGTAGTGATTATGACGATAGTAATGAGGAAAGAGAAAGCTTTGGGCAGCCTAATAAACCAAGTAGCAATATCGGAACTGCAAAAAGTAAAACTCCGACCTTGGATAATTTCGGTAGAGATTTAACGGCTTTGGCTAAGGAAGGAAGGTTAGACCCAGTAATTGGTAGGGAAAAAGAGATAGAACGAGTATCACAAATTCTGTCCAGAAGAAAGAAAAATAATCCACTCCTTATTGGAGAGCCAGGTGTGGGGAAATCTGCTATTGCAGAGGGTTTGGCATTAAGGATACATCAGAAAAGAGTTTCTCGTGTATTGTACAACAGGCGTGTAATCACTTTAGATTTAGCTAGTTTGGTAGCAGGGACTAAGTACAGAGGTCAGTTTGAGGAAAGAATGAAAGCAATTATGACAGAACTTGAAAAAAATAGAGATGTCATTTTGTTCATAGACGAGTTGCATACTATTGTAGGAGCGGGAGGTTCTACAGGAAGCTTAGATGCGTCTAATATGTTCAAACCTGCTTTGGCAAGGGGAGAAATACAATGCATTGGAGCTACTACTTTAGATGAGTACAGACAGCATATAGAGAAAGATGGTGCTTTGGAGAGACGTTTCCAAAAAGTAATGGTAGAGCCGACTTCCATAGAAGAAACCATTCAGATTTTGTATCAAATTAAAGATAAGTACGAAGAACATCACAATGTAATTTATACAGATGACGCTATCAAGGCTTGTGTTAATCTTACCTCTAGATATATCACAGATAGATTTTTACCAGACAAAGCCATAGATGCTATGGACGAAGCGGGTTCTAGGGTTTACATTAAAAATATGAAAGTCCCTACCGAACTTGTAGATTTTGAAGCCAAAATAGAAGAAGTTAAAGAGCTTAAACAAAAAGCGGTTAAGGCTCAAGACTACCTAGAAGCGAGAAGGCTTAAAGATGAAGAAGAGCGTTTACAAATAGAGCTTAATTTGGTTCAGGAAGAATGGGATAGAAATGTAAAAGAGATGAAAGAAACGGTTACGGAGGAGAATGTCGCAGAAGTAGTATCAATGATGAGTGGTGTTCCTGTAACTAAAGTAGGCAAAAACGAACTTGATAAACTTGCCGAAATGGATAAAAACCTTAATGGTAAGGTAATTGGTCAAGAGGAAGCCGTTAAAAAAGTAGTGAAATCTATCCAAAGAAACAGAACAGGACTAAAAGACCCTAACCGCCCTATTGGTACTTTTATTTTCCTAGGAACTACAGGAGTTGGTAAAACAGAGTTAGCTAAAGTGATGGCTAAGGAATTATTCAACTCCGAAGATGCACTCATAAGAATAGATATGAGCGAATATATGGAGAAGTTTGCGGTGTCTAGACTCGTGGGAGCGCCTCCAGGATATGTAGGTTACGAGGAAGGCGGACAACTTACAGAAGCTGTTAGAAGAAAGCCTTATTCGGTAGTGCTTTTAGATGAGATAGAAAAAGCTCACTCTGATGTATTTAACCTATTGTTGCAGATTTTAGATGAAGGTTTCGTAACGGATAGTTTGGGTAGAAAAATAGACTTTAGGAATACGATTGTTATTTTGACCTCTAACATTGGTACTCGCCAACTGAAAGACTTTGGTGATGGCGTAGGTTTCGGAACTTCAGCAAAAAAATCTAGTACCGATGCCCACGCAAGAAGTACGATAGAGTCGGCTCTTAAAAAGGCATTTGCTCCAGAGTTTTTAAATAGAATAGATGATATTATTATTTTCAACGCTTTAGAGAAAGAAGATATTAAGAAAATTATAGATTTAGAACTTAATAAACTTTACCAAAGATTAAGCAAACTAGGTTATACTGTAAGTCTTACAGAGGAAGCCAAGGACTTTATTGCTGAGAAAGGTTGGGATAAAGACTTCGGTGCTAGACCACTGAAAAGAGCGGTGCAAAAGTATATAGAAGATTTACTAGCCGAACTTTTGGTAACCAAACAATTAAGTGAAGGCGAAAGTGTAGTCTTAAAACTAAATGAAGCTAAAGACGCTTTAGAAAAACAAAATTAA
- a CDS encoding Gfo/Idh/MocA family protein, giving the protein MINIAILGLGFMGKKYLAAIEEIDEVQISAIIDDSAIENIDDIPYFKSLDDFLHSEIKVDLVVISTPNYLHFSQAKTLLEHGYHILIEKPFCLKGSEMETLIKIAQEKQLKIFFSTPNRFSPALAWLKKIQSENILGQPYLVQVNCFWNRDQRYYTPKSWKGRKELDGGTLYTQFFHFLDLILFTFGKAELLSSYMDTFRNRSLIEIEDTGVLTLKLATGGLVNFNFTTAVWDKNMETSMNIIAENGSVKISGQYFDEVSVCNLKNYKFSLNEIADNEYSNLQLNLKYALKKLSDIECDLEEMVYHQNLISLVENIYRNSK; this is encoded by the coding sequence ATGATAAATATTGCAATTCTTGGGTTGGGGTTTATGGGGAAAAAATACCTCGCTGCTATTGAGGAAATTGATGAGGTACAAATTTCTGCAATCATAGATGATTCAGCGATTGAAAACATAGATGATATACCTTACTTTAAATCTTTAGATGATTTTTTACATTCAGAAATTAAGGTGGATTTAGTGGTAATATCAACTCCCAATTATCTGCATTTTTCTCAAGCAAAAACATTGTTAGAACACGGGTATCATATTTTAATAGAGAAACCATTTTGCCTAAAGGGCTCTGAGATGGAAACCTTAATTAAAATTGCTCAAGAAAAGCAACTGAAAATATTTTTTTCTACTCCAAATAGGTTTTCTCCTGCTTTGGCGTGGCTGAAAAAGATTCAGTCCGAAAATATTCTAGGACAACCGTATCTTGTCCAAGTTAATTGTTTTTGGAATAGAGACCAAAGATACTACACGCCAAAATCGTGGAAGGGTAGAAAAGAGTTAGATGGAGGCACTTTATATACTCAGTTTTTTCATTTTTTAGACTTAATACTCTTTACCTTCGGAAAGGCAGAACTACTGTCTAGTTATATGGATACCTTTAGAAATCGCTCTTTGATAGAGATAGAAGATACTGGGGTACTCACTCTAAAGTTGGCAACGGGAGGTTTAGTTAATTTTAATTTCACTACGGCGGTTTGGGATAAAAATATGGAAACCTCTATGAATATCATTGCTGAAAATGGGAGTGTTAAAATTTCTGGGCAGTACTTTGATGAAGTAAGTGTTTGTAATCTTAAAAACTATAAATTTAGTTTAAATGAAATTGCTGATAATGAATATTCTAATTTGCAGTTGAATTTAAAGTATGCATTAAAAAAACTTTCCGATATAGAATGCGACTTGGAAGAAATGGTTTATCATCAGAATTTGATTTCTTTGGTGGAGAACATCTATAGAAACTCAAAATAA